GACGATGCCGTCTCAGACCTCCAACTCATTTGCCAACGGGAAGGAGGTAAGATATGAAACGTCTCTATCACGGCTCAAACGTAGCTATTATGAATCAAGACATACAGTTTCAAATAGAATGCCTTGCGGCAGAACTCACTGAAATGCTCATGGCAGAATATGGCTGGGACATACACCGTGCACTTGATGAGCTTTATTCATCCACCACCTTTGCCAAGCTCAACGACCCCGAATGCGGACTCTATTATCAGGGAGCAGTCTATATCTTCCAATTCCTCAAATCCGAAATTGAAACCGGTAAAGTTGCATAAATACACAATCAGCCCCAATAATATTAGCAATCAGCTTATTAATATTCCACCACGGCAAAACTCCGACACGCTGTCGGAGTTTTGGCTCAGAATCCTTAAAACGCGCATAAAAGCATTTCATATCCCATAGTTTGTGCTCCGACATACCCATTTTGGGGAATGCTGCTTTCAAATCTGCTGATAGACGTTTGACTACCTTATCTCCATGCTTAATATATTACTGGAGTTGGCTGATTGCCGGGGGTACTCATTCATGAGCTTAATGTTGAATATGAGTCGGAAGTCACCTCGCAAAAGTATTGGAATCGTCTAATGCCATTTTTCAACCGCTCGACCAACGAGGATCTTATTCTCGCGGTGCCGTCTGCCGGTATCTCCAACAGACGCAATGGCTTCCGCAAAGACAAATCCGGGGAGAAACTTGCCGAGTCCGAAGCAGCCCCCCTTGAACACCGCACCGACGGCACCGACGCTTTCGATGCCCTTTTCATCGGCTGCGAAAAATTCCCATACCACGACTCCTTCCCACTCTCAATGTCGGGAGTGATACGAGTCAAGTAATTACACCAGTAAAATTGCTAATTTTCAGGCGTATAGATTTGCATTTCTCAGGAATTTTTATTACCTTTGCAAGTATAAAAACAACTTCAAAATCTCCTGACAATGGCAGTAAAAGTTTATGTTATTTCTGATCCACTCGCGATAAATTTTCTTGTTGACGACGACATTGACGGCTTCAAGGAGTACCTTGAATCTGACAAATATCTCGACTTCGGCGAACCCGAAGTTTTCGAGACCGGACAGCAGGCTCTCGCTTTCTGCACCGGCATAGGCTATGGCGCTGACGAAAGTACCACTCCTGAACTCTATCCACTCCGCTCGTGCGAGGAATCCGACCTGCCGTTCATCGAAGCCATCGAAAATTACTAAATTAGGATGGCAGAACGAAAGAACCAACACTTTGTTCCTAAAGTGTATTTAAGGAGCTTTGCTTCAGGGGAAAATTGTGTAGATTTATATATAAAATCTAAAGGAAAATTGGTTAAAGAAGCTTCTCTTTCTGGACAAGCTTCAAAACCTTATTTCTATGGTAAGGATTTGAATATCGAAGAAGGGCTTGGATATTTTGAAAACGAATATGGTAAGGTGCTTGAAAAGATAAATAAAAATATTGATTCTCTTTTAGACTCAGATTTACATTTATTGGCTATGTTCTTGTTTTTACAGTCAAGAAGAACAGAGGCTGCTATTATGGAACTTATCGATACGAGTAAGAATATACAAAACTACCTTTCAATTAGTTTCCCAAACATAAATCTTTCACAATTTGAGGATATCAATTCTCGTCAGAATAATATTGACCTCTCTCTAAGTGTAGCAGTAGATTTATACAACTCATGTCGTGACTTAAGCTACAAATTCTTAATAAACAATACCTCTAAAGATTTTATTACTTCAGATAGTCCGGTTTGCCTCTACAATCAGTTTCATGAACGAATCAAACGTAAAACATTTGCATTTAATTCAATAGGGACTCAGATATTCTTTCCTTTGACACCAAGAATTTCGTTCCTTTTGTATGACAATGCTTGTTATAAAGTTGGTACACGTAAATCAATTTCTGTAATACTAAATAACGCTAAAGATATAGATACTTTAAATGCAATAACTTATATAAATGCAAATGAAGTCATATACTTTCGGAATAGAGGTGCGATAGGTAATTTTACATACTTGGATAAAATCAGTAATAATCCATCCAAACATGAAACCATTCCCATTGATAATAAAACTGGGGTCTTTCATACATCTAATCAGCCTCCTTTGTGTAAAGCAAATTTATCCTTCATTAAAGAAACAGACCTGTCAAAAGTTATAAAAGTGCTTCCTGAATCCTATCCTCCGTTGTTACGAAAATACTGTACTGATTTTCATAGGAAAGAAATAAAGCTTAGATAGTATTCGCATAAGCGTTATTGTCATTTTTTGACAAAATATTTTTTGTTCTCATATATTTGTATTAACTTTGTTGTCAATCTCTGACAACAATAAATATGAATTTTTGTGATTACATAAGGCAACGACGTGAATATATGGGACTTGCGCAAAAGAACTTGCGGAGTGCCTATCGGTTGATGTCCCAATGTACAGCAGTAATGAAAGAGGTCAAAGACCACTACAGGAAGAACATATTCCAATTATAGCATAAAACTTTGTATTGATGCTATAGAATTGCGTAAGATGTGGATTGCTGACAAAGTATTATCGGTTGTAAACGAAGAAAAGTACACCCCCGATATTCTAATATCGTGGCAGAAAATATTAATAATAAAGGATGAGCAGATGGAAATTAGTTCTTTTTTATTTAATGAAAAGCACTATCGACCATTGCATTATTATTAATTACAAGTATATGCGTTCCCCATCTCACGATGATGTTTTTATTAACCTCTTCAATCAATTTACTATGAATGCTATAAGCTTATTTTCATCCTCTGGTATAGGAGATTTGGGTTTAAAAGCTAAAAATATTAGGACTGTTATTGGCTGTGAACTGCTCGCAGATAGGATGAGACTATTTGGTCATAATCATCCGGAAGCAACAACTTTCAATGGCGATATATGGAAGCTAAAAAATCATATAATAGAATATTATAAGACTACTTATAATGATCCTCCTTTTGTTATTTTAGCCACACCGCCTTGCCAAGGCATGTCATCTAATGGTATGGGTACCATGCTCCGTAATTTCCGCAATGGTATTCGTCCCAAGTTTGATGAACGTAATCGTCTCATTATTCCTGCTATTGATGTAATCAAAGAGCTTAAACCTCAATGGGTTATTTTCGAGAACGTACCTAATATGATTAATACTCTTATACAGGATGGTAATGATTCGTTAATAAATATAATTGACTATATTCATAGAGAACTTGGTGATTCATACGAGGGGAATCCTACAGTCGTTGATGTAGCAGATTATGGAGTTCCGCAACATAGAAAACGTCTAATAACAATTCTTAGACGTTCATCGAATCCATCTAAGCAAGTCGTACATATACCGCATCCAACCCATGGGAAGGATTCGTCTATTTTTGTTGAGCCATGGGTTACCTTAAGATCTGCAATTGGTAATCTTCCCCCTCTATCCGCTGAAAAAGGTAAGAATATTTGCACGACTCTTCCACTTCACAGGGTTCCATTATTAGATGATAAGAAGTTGTTTTGGGTACATAATACACCCGAAGGGCAAACTGCTCTTAATAATCAATGTATCAATCCCAAATGCCGTTATCAAGGGAACCGAATTCATGGTGCCAAACATGATGTAGATGGAATTAATAAAGCCAATACGGATACTCCATTATACTGCGAAAAGTGTGGCGAGTTATTACCACGACCATATACAATTGATAAGATAACAGGCGAAAAGCGCTTTATGAAAGCGTTTACAAGTGCATACAAAAGAATGTCATGGGATGAACCAGCAAGTACCTTAACTCAAAACTTTCAGTATGCTTGCTCTGATAATAAACTTCATCCCTCTCAAGATCGAGTTCTATCTATTTATGAGGCACTTATTCTTCAGACAATTTCAAAATACGATTATTCCTTTGAGATTGATGGAAGGTGTGTTCCAGAGGGTCTAATACGTGATACTATTGGAGAAAGTGTGCCTCCCTTGCTAATTGAACGTATAGCAGATTATATTATCAATTATAAACCATAGAAATAAAAAAGAGGTCAATTGACCTCTTTTTATTTCACGTTATAACCTATCCATTTTTTATTTGATAGCAGTTCTATATAAGCAGGATCATCTAAAACTGCTACCCAACCTTTACACATCTTTTGAATACCGCTTTTCTGCATAATGGAGACACTTGTTGTTCTTCCGCCTCCGTCATGAGGCTGGACAATCGTTCCCCAATCATTTACTTCTAATTGATTTTGATAGAAACAAGCAACAATCGTGGGATTTCCATCAATAAAATCCCATAAGATGGCTAACAAATGATTTGTCGTTCTATGGTGTGCCTTCCAGTCAAATGAGTTTATTAAATGGACTCTCTGTTCACCAACTAAAGGCTTAGCAACTTTTGAAGCAGGTGGAGTACTGCCACAAGTTGCTTTGATCTCTATTCCACCATACTTATAAGGGCTGAAAGCTTCTTTACTTACAGGATATTTTTTCCCATTATCTTCAGTATATAAAGTCTCAAAATATTCCATCTTTTCTTTGGTATCAGTGAGGAGAAGATCA
This genomic window from Clostridiales bacterium contains:
- a CDS encoding DUF1016 domain-containing protein, which translates into the protein MKHGDKVVKRLSADLKAAFPKMGMSEHKLWDMKCFYARFKDSEPKLRQRVGVLPWWNINKLIANIIGADCVFMQLYRFQFRI
- a CDS encoding DUF4238 domain-containing protein is translated as MAERKNQHFVPKVYLRSFASGENCVDLYIKSKGKLVKEASLSGQASKPYFYGKDLNIEEGLGYFENEYGKVLEKINKNIDSLLDSDLHLLAMFLFLQSRRTEAAIMELIDTSKNIQNYLSISFPNINLSQFEDINSRQNNIDLSLSVAVDLYNSCRDLSYKFLINNTSKDFITSDSPVCLYNQFHERIKRKTFAFNSIGTQIFFPLTPRISFLLYDNACYKVGTRKSISVILNNAKDIDTLNAITYINANEVIYFRNRGAIGNFTYLDKISNNPSKHETIPIDNKTGVFHTSNQPPLCKANLSFIKETDLSKVIKVLPESYPPLLRKYCTDFHRKEIKLR
- a CDS encoding DNA cytosine methyltransferase, whose translation is MNAISLFSSSGIGDLGLKAKNIRTVIGCELLADRMRLFGHNHPEATTFNGDIWKLKNHIIEYYKTTYNDPPFVILATPPCQGMSSNGMGTMLRNFRNGIRPKFDERNRLIIPAIDVIKELKPQWVIFENVPNMINTLIQDGNDSLINIIDYIHRELGDSYEGNPTVVDVADYGVPQHRKRLITILRRSSNPSKQVVHIPHPTHGKDSSIFVEPWVTLRSAIGNLPPLSAEKGKNICTTLPLHRVPLLDDKKLFWVHNTPEGQTALNNQCINPKCRYQGNRIHGAKHDVDGINKANTDTPLYCEKCGELLPRPYTIDKITGEKRFMKAFTSAYKRMSWDEPASTLTQNFQYACSDNKLHPSQDRVLSIYEALILQTISKYDYSFEIDGRCVPEGLIRDTIGESVPPLLIERIADYIINYKP